Proteins from one Mixophyes fleayi isolate aMixFle1 chromosome 9, aMixFle1.hap1, whole genome shotgun sequence genomic window:
- the LOC142100987 gene encoding uncharacterized protein LOC142100987: MEGFTSCLSDMLDSVKAAQAKLDSSPFSMGDFLKKVGVTSNQPTVVMGRKQYKCDLCGRCFSDPSNLRRHKNIHTGLRPYECDVCGSSFRQKSQLDRHHLVHTGERPFRCAFCSKGFRDSTELRVHFRVHTGERPYSCSVCQKSFSRICYMKRHQEKHTKAESLVVQKTENSHIMTHASENEEIPEEFQCSFCSNWFETKKELEAHRPVHLKFGPTGQKLYECVECKKCFNNSSNLRKHTIIHTGKKPFTCNICNQRFRQATHLQRHYLIHTGERPFKCSICQKGFRDTSDLLKHQRVHTGEKPYQCSICDKSFKHLHNARVHRQRHLNEGYTPEEIPSLSPCPQPESSPKAESYDEERKPGRSHNKLSSKHKEHCCSDDEIIAIKISEDSLKCNVCDKTFTRISSLHRHYLMHTGYRPFSCHVCSKTFQQLSHLDRHKRIHTGERRYHCTTCRKGFRESSDLLRHQQVHMKDKSLGCQQFDKTYPTRHYLKSHQMVHEDFLETEVLADVDDSDSIEVVVI; the protein is encoded by the coding sequence ATGGAAGGATTTACGTCCTGTCTGAGTGACATGCTTGACAGCGTGAAAGCGGCACAGGCCAAACTGGACAGCAGTCCTTTCTCCATGGGGGACTTTTTGAAGAAAGTGGGTGTCACAAGCAATCAGCCAACTGTGGTGATGGGGCGCAAACAGTACAAATGCGATTTGTGCGGCCGTTGCTTTTCCGACCCCTCCAACCTGAGGCGTCACAAAAACATCCACACGGGCCTGAGGCCGTACGAGTGTGATGTGTGCGGCAGCAGCTTCCGGCAAAAGTCACAGCTCGACCGGCACCATTTGGTGCACACAGGAGAGCGGCCCTTCCGTTGTGCCTTTTGCAGCAAGGGTTTTAGAGACTCGACAGAGCTGAGGGTTCATTTTCGTGTGCACACGGGAGAGAGGCCTTACAGTTGTTCGGTCTGCCAGAAGAGTTTCTCTCGTATTTGCTATATGAAGAGACATCAGGAGAAGCACACGAAAGCGGAGTCCTTGGTTGTACAAAAGACAGAAAATAGTCATATAATGACGCATGCTAGCGAGAATGAGGAGATTCCCGAGGAGTTTCAGTGTTCTTTCTGCAGTAATTGGTTTGAAACCAAGAAAGAACTGGAAGCTCACCGTCCGGTGCACCTCAAGTTTGGACCAACGGGGCAGAAACTTTATGAGTGTGTAGAATGTAAGAAGTGTTTCAACAACTCCTCTAACCTGAGAAAACACACCATCATCCATACAGGCAAGAAACCTTTCACCTGCAACATCTGCAATCAACGTTTCCGGCAAGCCACCCACCTTCAGCGACACTACTTGATCCACACTGGGGAGAGGCCGTTCAAATGCTCTATTTGCCAAAAAGGTTTTCGTGATACTAGTGACTTGTTAAAGCATCAACGTGTTCACACCGGGGAGAAGCCCTATCAGTGCTCTATCTGTGACAAGAGCTTCAAGCATTTACATAATGCCCGAGTACACAGACAACGGCATCTCAATGAGGGATATACTCCCGAGGAGATCCCTTCGCTTTCACCTTGCCCTCAGCCCGAGTCTTCGCCAAAAGCAGAGAGCTATGATGAGGAGAGGAAGCCAGGACGTTCCCATAACAAGTTATCGTCTAAGCACAAAGAACACTGTTGTAGTGATGATGAAATTATCGCAATCAAGATCAGCGAGGATAGTTTAAAGTGCAACGTTTGCGACAAGACTTTCACCCGCATTTCAAGCCTGCATCGTCATTACTTGATGCACACCGGCTACCGTCCTTTCAGTTGTCACGTTTGTAGTAAGACTTTCCAACAACTCTCTCACCTCGACCGTCACAAGCGGATTCACACTGGAGAGCGGCGTTACCACTGCACAACCTGCCGTAAAGGTTTTCGCGAGTCTAGCGACCTCCTGCGACATCAGCAGGTCCATATGAAAGACAAGTCGCTAGGTTGCCAACAGTTTGATAAGACTTACCCTACAAGGCATTACCTCAAGTCGCATCAGATGGTTCACGAGGACTTCCTGGAAACGGAAGTTTTAGCTGATGTTGATGACAGTGACTCGATTGAAGTAGTTGTGATCTAG